A region of Neovison vison isolate M4711 chromosome 7, ASM_NN_V1, whole genome shotgun sequence DNA encodes the following proteins:
- the PRDM7 gene encoding LOW QUALITY PROTEIN: probable histone-lysine N-methyltransferase PRDM7 (The sequence of the model RefSeq protein was modified relative to this genomic sequence to represent the inferred CDS: substituted 1 base at 1 genomic stop codon) codes for MAEEGLPEEFLPMATGQTSWDPALTLKSQKPLVMELSELCAPPDPDLGLGVCAIHTAPPGYFSCSADWWLLPDAAVQAGIAPAASSHFSPGWKRAWLCEGARPGRFGLGAERLMRPLTASESEQGPPGGPSTRSLNGPPEESPERDSGRTGWKPPATDAFKDISVYFSKEEWAEMGDWEKIRYRNVKRNYEALITIGLRAPRPAFMCHRRQAVIPQVDDTEDSDEEWTPRQQVRPSWVAFRMEQSKHQKGIPRAPLSNESSLKELSETAKLLNTSGSEQGQKPVSHPGEASTSGHHSLRKLELRRKDVEVKMYSLRERKSLAYQEVSEPQDDDYLYCEKCQNFFIDSCAVHGPPTFVKDSAVDKGQPNRSDLTLPPGLRIRPSGIPQAGLGVWNEASDLPLGLHFGPYEGQITEDEEAANSGYSWLITKGRNCYEYVDGKDNSWANWMRYVNCARDDEEQNLVAFQYRRQIFYRTCRVIRPGCELLVWYGDEYGQELGIKWGSKWKSELTAEKGDKAYNTASCINIYLTKNFLFQQNQSQRYIPVLLALWLSPVRNSSVNIXNAITLLRSSHEYLQENISSQRIPAQANKITSSSNILIRRAGMTKLKVKRSKKVSNLCLKV; via the exons ATGGCTGAGGAGGGGCTCCCAGAGGAGTTTCTGCCCATGGCCACAGGTCAGACCTCCTGGGACCCTGCACTGACCCTGAAGTCCCAGAAGCCTCTGGTGATGGAACTCAGTGAGCTCTGCGCTCCCCCAGACCCAGACCTGGGACTGGGGGTCTGCGCCATCCACACGGCTCCCCCA GGCTACTTTTCTTGCAGCGCCGATTGGTGGCTTCTGCCTGACGCGGCAGTACAAGCCGGTATCGCGCCGGCCGCCTCGTCTCACTTCTCACCAGGCTGGAAGCGCGCTTGGCTCTGCGAGGGCGCCAGACCCGG GCGCTTTGGCCTTGGGGCAGAGAGACTCATGCGACCACTGACGGCCTCAGAGTCGGAGCAGGGCCCGCCCGGAGGTCCCAGCACCAGGAGCCTCAACGGGCccccagaggagagccctgagaGAGACTCGGGCAGAACAGGGTGGAAGCCCCCG GCCACAGATGCTTTCAAAGACATTTCCGTGTACTTCTCCAAGGAAgaatgggcagagatgggagactGGGAGAAAATCCGATACAGGAATGTGAAAAGGAACTACGAAGCCCTGATAACTATAG GTCTCAGAGCCCCTCGACCGGCTTTCATGTGTCACCGCAGGCAGGCCGTCATACCACAAGTAGATGACACTGAGGATTCGGATGAGGAATGGACGCCAAGGCAGCAAG TCAGACCTTCTTGGGTGGCATTCAGAATGGAGCAGAGTAAACACCAGAAG GGAATACCCAGAGCGCCATTAAGTAATGAATCTAGTTTGAAGGAATTATCAGAAACAGCAAAGTTGCTGAACACAAGTGGCTCAGAGCAGGGCCAGAAACCAGTGTCCCATCCTGGAGAAGCAAGTACCTCTGGACATCACTCCCTACGAAAACTgg AACTCAGGAGAAAGGATGTTGAAGTAAAGATGTATAGTCTACGAGAAAGGAAGAGCCTTGCATACCAGGAGGTCAGCGAGCCCCAGGATGATGATTACCTCT ATTGTGAGAAGTGTCAGAACTTCTTCATTGACAGCTGTGCTGTTCACGGGCCCCCTACATTTGTAAAGGACAGTGCAGTGGACAAGGGGCAACCCAACCGCTCAGACCTCACTCTGCCCCCTGGGCTGAGAATCAGACCATCAGGCATCCCTCAGGCTGGGCTTGGAGTATGGAACGAGGCATCCGATCTGCCATTGGGGCTACACTTTGGCCCCTATGAGGGCCAAATCACAGAAGATGAAGAGGCAGCCAACAGTGGATACTCCTGGTTG ATCACCAAAGGAAGAAACTGCTATGAGTACGTGGATGGAAAAGATAACTCTTGGGCCAACTGGATGAG GTATGTGAACTGTGCCAGGGATGATGAGGAGCAGAACCTGGTGGCCTTTCAGTATCGCAGGCAGATCTTCTACCGAACCTGCCGGGTCATCAGGCCAGGCTGTGAACTGCTGGTCTGGTATGGGGACGAGTATGGCCAGGAGCTGGGCATCAAGTGGGGAAGCAAGTGGAAGAGCGAGCTCACGGCAGAGAAAG GAGACAAAGCATACAACACAGCCAGTTGCATCAACATCTACCTGAccaaaaatttcctttttcagcAGAACCAAAGCCAGAGATACATCCCTGTCCTTCTTGCACTCTGGCTTTCTCCAGTCAGAAATTCCTCAGTCAACATTTGAAATGCAATCACCCTTCTCAGATCCTCCCACGAATATCTGCAGGAGAACATTTCCAGCCAGAGGATCCCTGCCCAGGCGAACAAAATCACCAGCAGCAGCAACATTCTGATCCGCAGAGCTGGAATGACAAAGCTAAAGGTCAAGAGGTCAAAGAAAGTTTCAAACCTTTGCTTGAAAGTATAA